A stretch of the Candidatus Thermokryptus mobilis genome encodes the following:
- a CDS encoding glycosyltransferase family 4 protein, which produces MPYPPRDGGSVVTLNYAKAFAKLGHDVTILAMQTYKRKFNIENIPNDLKKAITFYAEYVDTKIKPIPFVVNLFSKKSYHIWRYGSSRKFAKKLIEILKSKKFDIVQLEGLYLDPYLELIRKHSNAKVVMRAHNVEHEILEKYAKFERSLLKRVWLEIQAKRLKKYEMNRLKLYDAIVPISNKDAEKLSRVRIPLFVSDGVIDLDDKGVDISSIEFPSLFYIGALDWFPNQQGLEWFFENVWDEIILKKPDLKFYLAGRNPDAWDFIKRKKLKNVITLGEVEDAYEFMKSKSIMIVPLFAGSGIRVKIIEAMALGKVVISTSIGAEGIECEDGENILIANTKEEFVERILRCVDNFELCKNIGEKASKLARKRYNVGEKAEELIEFYEAIKK; this is translated from the coding sequence ATGCCATATCCACCAAGAGATGGTGGAAGTGTTGTGACTTTAAATTATGCAAAAGCTTTTGCAAAACTCGGACACGATGTGACAATCCTTGCGATGCAAACCTATAAAAGAAAATTTAACATTGAAAACATCCCTAACGACCTTAAGAAAGCGATAACCTTTTACGCTGAATACGTAGATACCAAAATTAAGCCAATACCATTCGTTGTAAATCTTTTCAGCAAGAAATCTTATCACATTTGGAGATATGGCTCTTCAAGAAAATTTGCAAAGAAGTTGATTGAAATTCTTAAATCAAAAAAATTTGATATCGTTCAGCTTGAGGGTCTATATCTTGATCCTTATCTTGAACTTATAAGAAAGCATTCAAATGCAAAGGTTGTGATGCGCGCGCATAATGTTGAGCATGAGATACTTGAAAAGTATGCAAAGTTTGAAAGATCCCTATTGAAAAGGGTTTGGCTTGAAATTCAAGCTAAAAGATTAAAGAAATATGAGATGAATCGTTTAAAACTTTATGATGCCATTGTTCCGATTTCAAATAAAGATGCCGAAAAACTTTCTCGGGTTCGTATTCCTTTGTTTGTCTCAGATGGTGTGATTGATTTAGATGATAAAGGAGTTGACATTTCAAGCATTGAATTTCCTTCTCTTTTCTATATCGGCGCCCTTGATTGGTTTCCAAATCAGCAAGGACTTGAATGGTTTTTTGAAAATGTGTGGGATGAGATAATTTTAAAAAAGCCAGATTTGAAATTTTATCTTGCGGGTAGAAACCCAGATGCTTGGGATTTTATAAAGAGGAAAAAGTTAAAAAATGTCATAACACTTGGTGAAGTTGAGGACGCATATGAATTTATGAAATCAAAATCTATAATGATCGTACCACTTTTTGCCGGAAGCGGTATAAGGGTAAAGATAATTGAAGCGATGGCGCTTGGAAAAGTCGTAATATCAACAAGCATAGGTGCAGAGGGAATTGAGTGTGAAGACGGGGAGAATATCTTGATAGCTAATACGAAGGAGGAGTTCGTTGAGAGGATTCTAAGATGTGTTGACAATTTTGAGCTTTGCAAAAATATAGGCGAAAAAGCCAGTAAACTTGCAAGGAAAAGATACAATGTGGGTGAAAAAGCAGAAGAATTAATTGAGTTTTACGAGGCAATAAAAAAATAA
- a CDS encoding FkbM family methyltransferase — translation MAQLNYSERLKWIEKLNEDVSKFRMGKIKKFLKYPLWTIKTSIISRFLHNVLKDRVCIHSKVKLFFGEYMYLTFPPYYDIKFHGSYVSSDSEVRMTKYLIKVLKEGDIFFDIGANQGYYSILASTLVGNSGKVYSFEPDPQNIMLLVRNKRSNVVIVEKAVSNSLGEFEFYSVVGIPILSSFELNYVSKYRHRKIKVEGITLDSFCASEGIVPNYIKIDVEGAEEKVLIGASKLLKEHSPIVLLEVWFKPFTENYERSIDILNSYGYKMFAIDDEGGLNKIQSLIQYFDYLGDKFNHLPFTGDFFDNICFVKT, via the coding sequence ATGGCACAATTAAACTATAGCGAAAGGTTAAAATGGATTGAAAAATTAAATGAAGATGTTAGCAAATTCAGGATGGGTAAAATTAAAAAGTTTTTGAAGTATCCATTGTGGACGATAAAAACATCAATTATTTCAAGGTTTCTACATAATGTCTTGAAAGATCGTGTGTGTATTCACTCAAAAGTTAAGTTATTTTTTGGCGAATATATGTATTTAACTTTTCCGCCGTATTACGATATAAAATTTCATGGTTCTTATGTTAGCTCGGATTCAGAGGTTAGAATGACAAAGTATTTAATTAAGGTTCTTAAAGAGGGTGACATATTCTTTGACATCGGAGCAAATCAAGGATATTATTCTATTTTAGCTTCAACATTAGTGGGGAATTCTGGGAAGGTGTATTCATTTGAGCCAGACCCTCAAAATATTATGTTGTTAGTGAGGAATAAGAGAAGCAATGTTGTGATTGTCGAAAAAGCGGTGAGCAATTCTTTGGGTGAGTTTGAATTTTACTCTGTCGTTGGAATTCCAATCCTTTCTTCCTTTGAGCTTAACTATGTATCAAAATATCGTCATAGAAAAATTAAAGTTGAAGGAATTACTCTTGATTCCTTTTGTGCCTCTGAAGGAATAGTACCAAATTATATCAAAATCGATGTGGAAGGAGCGGAAGAAAAGGTATTAATTGGTGCAAGCAAGCTCCTTAAAGAGCATTCACCTATAGTTCTATTGGAGGTTTGGTTTAAACCTTTCACTGAAAATTACGAGAGATCTATTGACATTTTAAATTCATATGGGTATAAGATGTTCGCTATAGATGACGAGGGAGGACTTAACAAAATTCAAAGCTTGATTCAATATTTTGACTACCTTGGCGATAAATTTAACCATCTACCATTCACCGGAGATTTTTTTGATAACATATGCTTCGTTAAAACATGA
- a CDS encoding glycosyltransferase has product MKTIKVSIIIPTYNCSSLLERAIKSVLAQTYENWELIIVDDGSTDGTKDLVANFRKIEPRIKYIWQNNSGAPARPRNTGIKSASGEYIAFLDHDDEWLPNKLEKQVALLENSPEIAFVSCNVIVVSPKRSEFISSPKYKGENFLKKMLEKNLILTASSVVVRREIFDKVGLFDETLKFADDWDMWVRIALKYKFDYIDEPLVKYFWHGKNRIIKTNISERIQDYEYFIYKHWVLLERFPKAMDVNLRYLGLLNMQNSNIRKARQYFRLALTYTPWSVRTLINFALSYFGSDIYDFALRFKRRVESLVDRNKLR; this is encoded by the coding sequence ATGAAAACTATCAAGGTTTCAATTATAATCCCAACTTATAACTGCTCAAGCTTATTAGAAAGAGCAATAAAAAGTGTTCTCGCACAAACATATGAGAACTGGGAGTTAATCATTGTTGATGATGGCTCAACGGATGGTACGAAAGATCTAGTTGCTAATTTCCGAAAAATTGAACCGAGAATTAAATATATCTGGCAAAATAATTCTGGAGCCCCAGCCAGACCAAGAAATACAGGCATAAAAAGTGCCTCAGGTGAATACATTGCTTTTCTTGATCATGATGATGAATGGCTTCCAAATAAATTAGAAAAACAAGTAGCGTTGTTGGAAAATTCACCTGAAATTGCTTTTGTATCTTGCAATGTCATCGTAGTTTCTCCAAAAAGAAGTGAATTTATTTCTTCGCCAAAATATAAAGGTGAAAATTTTTTAAAAAAAATGTTAGAAAAGAATTTGATATTAACTGCAAGTTCGGTTGTTGTGAGGAGGGAGATTTTTGACAAAGTTGGCTTATTTGATGAGACGCTTAAGTTTGCTGATGATTGGGATATGTGGGTGAGAATTGCCTTAAAATATAAGTTTGATTACATTGATGAACCGCTGGTTAAATATTTCTGGCACGGTAAAAATAGAATAATAAAAACAAATATAAGCGAGCGAATTCAGGATTATGAGTATTTCATTTATAAACATTGGGTTCTTTTAGAAAGATTTCCTAAAGCAATGGATGTAAATCTTAGATACCTTGGTTTACTGAACATGCAAAATAGTAATATTCGGAAAGCTCGGCAGTATTTCCGTTTAGCTTTGACATATACTCCCTGGTCGGTGAGGACTCTCATTAATTTTGCTCTTTCATACTTTGGATCTGACATTTACGATTTTGCATTACGCTTTAAAAGGAGGGTTGAAAGCTTGGTTGATAGAAATAAATTGAGGTAG